Genomic DNA from Candidatus Sulfurimonas marisnigri:
TTTTTTCGGCTATTAATTTTGCTAGTTCCTCTTTAAAAGATTTGCTCTCATCGAATCTAATATAATTAAAATATTCATCTTTATATCTCAATTCTATGTTGTCCTCGTTAGGGTCTGAGAAATCAAGGTATAAAGTTGGAACATTATTATCAATTGCATAATTTCTAATTCTACATGCAAGATTTGTTTTGCCAGAACCTTCTTCACCTAAAATTAAAGTATTATAACGAAGTGACCTATTCTCTAGCCTCAATGTATTTATACTGCTTTCGTATTTCCCTAGTCTATCTCTCATTTTGTGCCTCTGAATAAAGTTTTTATCAAATATTATATCTTATATAAAATAATAAATTTATCTTTATATCTGTTCCATATCTAATATAAAAAAATTATATCTCATAAAGCCAAATATATATATAATTTACATATAATATATATAAGGAAATAACATGTACGAAAAAACTCTTTTATCGTTAACTCTTATAACAGCTTCCCTTGTCGCTTCTAATTTGTCTGATGATGCAAAAAAAATAGGTTTGCTACCAATTCCTAGTTCTCAGACTGAGCTTTTAAAGTTGATTGATAATCAAAAAAATCCTATTACTTCAAAAAAGGTTGAGCTTGGTAAAAAATTATACTTTGACCCAAGACTGTCTAAAAGTGGAATCATTAGCTGTAATACTTGTCATAACTTAAGTGAGGGTGGAGACGACGGTGTCTCTGCTGCTATTGGTCATAAATGGGTTGCAAATCCACACCATTTAAACTCACCAACTGTTTATAACTCTGTATTTTTCTCTTCTCAGTTTTGGGATGGTCGTGACCCTGACTTAGAAAAACAAGCACAAGGCCCTATTCAAGCTCATCCAGAGATGGCAGCAACAAAAGAGCATGTAGTACAAACTGTTACATCTATCCCTGATTATGTAAATGAGTTTAAGTATGCTTACGGAGATAGTGTAAAAATTAGCTTTGAAAAAATAACAGACACTATAGCTACTTTTGAGAGAACACTTGTAACTCCATCTCCATATGACAACTACTTAAATGGGAGTGAGAATGCAATTACTCCTATTCAAAAGGCTGGTCTTAAAACTTTTATAGACAAAGGTTGTGCAACTTGTCATAATGGAATTGCTCTGGGTGGAGAGATGAATGCTTTTAATATTACAGGAACTTACATTCACCAAAATATTGGAGATTTTAAGGGTGACAAGAACGGTATGGTAAAAGTGCCAACACTTCGTAATATTACTCAAACTGCACCATATTTTCATAATGGAGAAGTATGGAATCTTAAAGAGGCAATAATTGAGATGGGTCGTATTCAAGTGGGTGAAAAAATCAATGACAAAGAAGCCGCTTCTATAGAGGCGTTCTTAAAAGCCTTAGATGGTGTTAAACCTGCCCTTTCTTTGCCAATACTTCCAGCTTCAACAAATACTACTCCTAAACCAGACCTCAATTAAAGTACTTCACTTTTATACCCTTCTTTTGGGTATAATTGAACCTCTAATCTTTACTGAAAACTTTCACAATAGCTTTTGGCATTAACTCATACTCTATCTCTTTTATCTTTTTAGTAAAACTATCTAAGGTCTCATCGTCACTGCGAATAAACTTTTTTTGCAATATTATATCTCCGCCATCAAGTTCACTACTCACCCAATGAACACTCACTCCACACTCATCACTTGTGCCTTCAAAACTTCTCTGTATTGCTTTTGCACCTTTGTATTTTGGCAACAAAGAGGGGTGAAGATTTATTGCTCTGATATTTGAGGTGAATACAGAAGAGAGTATTCTCATAAATCCACTAAGCACAACCAAATCAGGAGCGTATGAATTTATTAATTTTACAAGCTCCCCGTCAAAACTCTCTCTTGAATCAAATTCAGTGTGTTCTAAAACCTCTGTTTTTACACCTAGTAAACTAAGTTTTTCTATACCTTTTGCATTTTTGTTATTTGTAATACCACATGCAACAAAGCACTCTTTTTTATGTAGTGACTGAATAATATTTTGTGCATTAAAGCCATCACCGCTAAAGAGTATAACGATTTTTTTCATTTTATTAATTTCCTATTTTATATGCAATAAAATTATATCTACATGTACCAAAAAATGAAGACAAAAAAGGTATAATTGCGCTATGAATTATAAACAAATCGCACAAGAGACCTTAGAGATTGAAGCAAACACTCTTTTACAGAGTGCAAAAAAGATAGATGACGTTTTTGACAGAGCGGTTGAGATTATACTTGCATGCAGTGGTAAACTTATTATTACTGGTGTTGGAAAATCTGGACTAATCGGGGCAAAGATGGCTGCTACTTTCGCTTCAACTGGAACTCCAAGCTTTTTTTTACATCCTACTGAGGCACTTCACGGTGACTTAGGAATGATTGGTAAAGATGATGTTGTTATCGCAATAAGTTACAGCGGAGAGAGTGAAGAGTTAAGCTCTATACTTCCACATGTAAAAAGATTTAACACTCCTCTTATCGGTATGACAAGAGACAGAAATTCAACACTTGGAAAATATAGCGATTTAGTTATAGATGTAGTGGTTGAGAAAGAGGCTTGTCCTCTGAATATTGCACCGACAAGTTCAACAACTTTAACTTTAGCTTTAGGAGATGCTCTTGCCGTCTGTCTAATGAAGGCTAGAGATTTCAAAAAAAGTGATTTTGCTTCGTTTCACCCTGGCGGAGCTTTAGGGAAACAACTATTTGTAAAAGTTAGTGACCTGATGAGAAGTGAAAATTTACCAGTTATAAGTTCTGATACAAAACTAAAAGATGCTATTGTTAAAATTAGCGAAGGTAGGCTTGGAACTGTATTAGTAACAGACAGCGAGGACAGACTATTGGCACTTGTAAGTGATGGTGATATTCGTAGAGCACTTTTAAGCGAAGATTTTTCACTTGAAGATAGTGTTTGGAAATATGCTACTCATAATCCAAGAACAATAGATGATGAAAATATACTTGCAAGTGAAGCACTTGTAATGATAGAAGAGATGAAGATACAACTTTTAGTTGTAACAGATAAAGATAAAAAAGTAAAAGGCGTGCTTCACATCCATACTTTGATAGAAAAAGGTATTTCATAAATGATGAGATTAAATAAATACATTGCCCACCACTCAAGTTACTCAAGAAGAGAAGCTGACAAAGCTATTCAAGATGGTTATGCAAGAGTAGATGGAGAGATTCAAGACAACCCTGCAACACAAGTTGATGAGAAGGAAGTTATAGTTTATGTGAGTGGCAAACAAATCACTCCAAGAGATAAATACACTGTTATAGTTTATAACAAGCCAAAAGGTGAACTTGTAACTAAAAGTGACCCAAAAGGCAGAAGAACAATATATGACGGATTAGATAAACAGTATAAGCACTTCATCCCTGTTGGTCGATTAGATTACGCAACCGAAGGTGTTTTACTTCTTACGGATGCTTCTAAAATTGCGACTGCACTCATGAACTCTAACCTAGAGAGAATATACAAGGTAAAAATCAAAGGCGAAATCACTTCTGAAATGGAAAGTGCTATGATGAATGGTATGACTATTGATGATGCTAGTGCTGGTGGTCACTCACACTCAAAAATTACTTCAATGACATTTGCACCTTTTATAGGTTATAAAATACAAAAAAGTGAACATAACTACTCTGTTTTAAAAATAGCAATCTCTGAGGGTCAAAACCGTGAAATCAGAAGATTTTTTGCACACTTTGGGACTGATGTAGCAGATCTTAAACGAATTAGTTTTGCAGAGGTGGAGTTAAATAACCTTCCAACTGGAAAAACAAGATTTTTATCTAGAAGTGAATACTCGGCTCTAACTACTTTTATGAAAGCAGAGCAAAAACTCAAAAGAGAGCGTGGCGAGAAGTAGCCTTGTCAGATTTCACACACCTTTTACGGCCAAATAATTTTGATGATTTAGTTGGTCAGGAGCATCTAAGTTCTCCAACCTCTCCACTTAGGGTATTGTGTGAAAAGGGCGTTCTAGGGCATAGTTTTTTCTTTGGTCCTGCCGGATGTGGGAAAACTTCTATTGCTAGAGTTATTGCAAAAAAAATGGATATGCCATTTTATGAATTTAACGCCACCTCGCTAAAAGTAGAACAGCTTAGAAAGATTTTTGAGCAGTATAAAAACGCTCTGCAAAAACCTCTTATATTCATAGATGAAGTTCATCGTTTAGCTAAAAATCAGCAAGAAGTTTTGCTTCCTGTTATGGAGAACAACT
This window encodes:
- a CDS encoding cytochrome-c peroxidase, whose product is MYEKTLLSLTLITASLVASNLSDDAKKIGLLPIPSSQTELLKLIDNQKNPITSKKVELGKKLYFDPRLSKSGIISCNTCHNLSEGGDDGVSAAIGHKWVANPHHLNSPTVYNSVFFSSQFWDGRDPDLEKQAQGPIQAHPEMAATKEHVVQTVTSIPDYVNEFKYAYGDSVKISFEKITDTIATFERTLVTPSPYDNYLNGSENAITPIQKAGLKTFIDKGCATCHNGIALGGEMNAFNITGTYIHQNIGDFKGDKNGMVKVPTLRNITQTAPYFHNGEVWNLKEAIIEMGRIQVGEKINDKEAASIEAFLKALDGVKPALSLPILPASTNTTPKPDLN
- the purN gene encoding phosphoribosylglycinamide formyltransferase, which produces MKKIVILFSGDGFNAQNIIQSLHKKECFVACGITNNKNAKGIEKLSLLGVKTEVLEHTEFDSRESFDGELVKLINSYAPDLVVLSGFMRILSSVFTSNIRAINLHPSLLPKYKGAKAIQRSFEGTSDECGVSVHWVSSELDGGDIILQKKFIRSDDETLDSFTKKIKEIEYELMPKAIVKVFSKD
- a CDS encoding KpsF/GutQ family sugar-phosphate isomerase, producing MNYKQIAQETLEIEANTLLQSAKKIDDVFDRAVEIILACSGKLIITGVGKSGLIGAKMAATFASTGTPSFFLHPTEALHGDLGMIGKDDVVIAISYSGESEELSSILPHVKRFNTPLIGMTRDRNSTLGKYSDLVIDVVVEKEACPLNIAPTSSTTLTLALGDALAVCLMKARDFKKSDFASFHPGGALGKQLFVKVSDLMRSENLPVISSDTKLKDAIVKISEGRLGTVLVTDSEDRLLALVSDGDIRRALLSEDFSLEDSVWKYATHNPRTIDDENILASEALVMIEEMKIQLLVVTDKDKKVKGVLHIHTLIEKGIS
- a CDS encoding pseudouridine synthase → MMRLNKYIAHHSSYSRREADKAIQDGYARVDGEIQDNPATQVDEKEVIVYVSGKQITPRDKYTVIVYNKPKGELVTKSDPKGRRTIYDGLDKQYKHFIPVGRLDYATEGVLLLTDASKIATALMNSNLERIYKVKIKGEITSEMESAMMNGMTIDDASAGGHSHSKITSMTFAPFIGYKIQKSEHNYSVLKIAISEGQNREIRRFFAHFGTDVADLKRISFAEVELNNLPTGKTRFLSRSEYSALTTFMKAEQKLKRERGEK